The segment GGTGGGCGCGTCGCAGGAGCGGCTGGAGCTGCTCATCCCGCCGTCCATCTTCGCGCCCGAGGCCTGGGCCTTCACCTTCCTGGAGGGCCTGCTGAAGGTCCCGCTGGACGAGTACGCCGGCAAGCAGCTGGTGGAGGTGGGCGCGGGCTCCGGGTGGATCTGCATCGCGCTGGCGAAGTTCACCGGCCTCGCGCGCATCCGCGGCCTGGACCTCAACCCGCAGGCTCCCGCCGTGGGCCTCTGCAACGCGTGGCTCAATGGAGACGAACACCTGGTGTCGCGGCTGTCCTTCGGGGAGAGCGACCTCCTGCGCGGCCTGCCCCAGAAGCCCGACTGGGACTTCATCGTCGGGTGCATCCCCCAGGTGCTGCGCGGCGACGAGCTGCCGGCGGAGCTGGCGCAGGCGGATGAGCAGGCCCTGCTGGACCTGTCCAACTACACCTCGCTCCAGAACGTCTACGAGGACCACTTCGGCCTGGGCCTCATCGCGCGGCTGCTGGACGAGGCCCCGGAGCGACTCCACGCGGGCGGACGGTTGCTGCTGAACCTCGCGGGCCGCCCGGGCCGCGCCATCATCGCGCGCATGTTCACCCGGCGCGGCTTCACCACCCGCGTGCGCGTGGCCCGCCGCGTGATGCAGGCAGCGGACACGGACATCCGTCCCCTGGTGTCCCTGGAGCAGCGCACCGGGCGCGAGTTCGAGTTCTTCATGGAGGCCCACAGCCCGGAGCCGCTGCGCGCCGCGACCGCGCTCGGCTGGCTCCAGGCGGGCCACCCCATCTGGCACGAGGTGGCCGTGTGGGAAGCGAACCTGTCGCTGCCCCGTGAAACGCTGGCCCTGCGCGCCGCCCTGCGCTCCCTGGGCATCGCGGCGCTCCAGGAGGAGCTGGACCTGGGCACCGCGTCCGCCGAACAACTGGGCTTCGTCACGGCGCTCGCGGAGCGGCTGTCGCAGTCGCCGCACCTGCCCTACGCGCACGAGGCCGGGGACGCGTCCTTCCGCCGGCTGGTGGCCCGCTACCTGGACCGCCACTTCGGCCTGCGCCTTTCTGAGGACTCCCTGTTCGTCGCCCCCGAGCGCGAGCAGGCCGTCTATTCGCTGCTGCTCGCCACCTGCGATCCCGGCGACACGGTGCTGGTGTCGCGCAGCCTGCACCCGCTCTACGCCCGGGCCCTGGAGAAGGCGGGCGTGCGCGCCGCGGTGACGCACAACGCGCTGGGGGAGATCCGCCGCCTGCTCACCGCCTTCGACGTGAAGGCCGTGCTCCTGACGGTGGAGCCGGGGGAGCGCACGAACCTCGCGGTGCTGCGCGACATCGTGGCGGAGGCCGCGCGGCGCGGCATCTGGGTGGTGCTGGACGAGAGCGCCTTCTTCAACATCACCGGGGAGGTGGAGCCGCGCACGCTCTTCGAGTTCCTGGCCCGGACGCCACAAGCGCCCAACCTGGTCATCCTGTACGGGCTCATCAAGAACGCGGTGTGGCCAGACCTGGAGCTGACGCTGCTGCTGCCCGTGCCCGAGCCGCTGCGCGCCGACCTGGAGGTGGCCGCGGAGGTGACGTACTCGCGCATCAGCGTCTTCGCGGAGTGGTTCTACGAGCGCACCTTCTCCGAGCTGCTCGCCTTCCGGATGGCCTTCGCGGAGCCCGAGCCGCCCACGCCGCCCCGCGCGCCTGAAGTGCCGCTGCCCCGCGCGCAGCGCATCGCCCGGCTCTCCACGCTGCCCGCGTTCGCCCCCCGCTTCTTCCGCGAGGACGACCCGGAGCTCGTGCGCCTGGACTACGGCGAGAACGAAGGCCCGCTGCCGCTGCCGCTGATTGAAGGCCTCATCGCGGCCGGCGTCGCCCCGCGCGCGGACGCCACGCAGACGGGCCTGGCGGAGTCGGTGGCCGCCTTCCTGCTGGAGACGCGAGGCGCCCGCTACGCCGCGGAGGAGGTGGTCGTGGCCCCCGGCGTCTGGCCCCTCATGCACCACCTGGGCGTGGCGCTGCTCAAGCGGCTGGGGCGGGTGCCGCGCGTGTTCCTCGTCACGCCCTGCTACGGCGTGCTGGCGCCCACGTTCCTCGCGGCGGGCTGCGAGGTGGACTCAGGCCCGCTCTCCACGCTGCTGGCGCGCCGCGCGCGCGGCGGGGCGCCGGACGCGGTGGTGCTGTCCCAGCCGGCGAACCCCACGGGCCACTACCTCTCCCACGAGGAGCTGATGGCGCTGGCGACGTACGTGGTGGAGCAGCGCTGCCTGTGGGTGTCGGATGAAATCTTCGGGCTGGTGAACCTCACCAACCCCACGGCGGAGACGGTGCACAGCCCGGTGACGCTGGAGGGCGCGGTGCCCGGCATCGGCGCGCACACGGTGCTCCTGGGCGGGCTGTCCAAGGAGTTCGCGGCCGGGGGCCTGCGCGTGGGCTGGCTCGCGACGAAGGACCGGGCCCTGGTGGCGGCGCTGCGCGACAGCGCCCCGGGCGTGCTGCACGCGCCCACCGCGCGCGCGGCGGCGTACCTGTACGCGGCCCATGCGCGAGGCCCGGACGGACAGCTGCTCTATCCGGCGCGCCACAAGGCGCTCCGGGCCTTCCTGGCGAGGATGCGGCGCGACCTGGCGGAGAAGCGCGCGCTGCTGGCCGAGGCCCTGCCCGACGACGGCCGCGCGGAGTCCACCGAGGCGGGAGGCCTCTTCCTCGCGCCGCCCATGACGGCCTGGCTGGGCCGCACCGTGGACGGGGTGAAGCTCACGCCGGAGAACCTGCCCCGCATCGTCTACGAGCACACCCACGTGGTGCTCAACGGCGGCGCGTGGTGCGGCGACCCGGAGCGCGTGCGCGCGGTGTTCTCCATCCCCAGGCAGAAGCTGCTGAAGGCCCGCGACCGGCTTCGCGCCTTTGGACAGCGGCTGCGCTGAGCGCGCGGGCTACAGTGCCTTCGCACATGCTCCGACCGCTCGTCCTGCTCCTCTGCTGCCTGCCGACGGCCGTGTTCGCCGCCCCCGAGTCCTGGCTGGTGACGACCGACCTGTGGGGCAACCCCGCGTACCAGACGCTCACGCTCGAGCGCTCCGGGAAGCGCCTCACCGGGGAGCTGGACGGCGACGCGCTGGAAGGCGAGCGCGTGGGCAACGACCTGCGCTTCGTCGTCACGGACTCGCGCAAGCAGACGTATGTCTTCAACGGCAAGGTGACAGGGGACGCGCTCCGCGGCACCGCGGACTACCCCGACAGCAACAACCCGAAGACGCGGGTGCCGCATGCCTTCACGGCGCGGTTGCTGCCGCGGCGCCCGGCCGGGCCTCCGCGCGTGCACACGTTCAAGCCCACCACCTGGTCCAACGAGTTCTCCGCCCACCGCGAGCCGGTCCTCACGGTCTGGCCCGGAGACACCGTGCGCACCACGACGCTCGACTCTGGCGGCATGGACGAGCAGGGCGTCACGCGCGCGCTCTTCGGCAATCCGCAGACAGGGCCCTTCTTCATCGCCACCGCGAACCCGGGGGACACCCTGGTCATCCGGCTCAAGCGCCTGCGGTTGAACCGGACGTTCGCGGACAGCCTGGACAGCATCGTGGGGCGGGCCCTCACGCCGGGCCTGGCCGCGAAGGCGACGGACCTGGGCAAGCCCGTGCGCTGGAAGCTGGACCTGGAGCGCGGCGTCGCGAGCCCGGAGACGCCGACGGAGCGCCTGAAGCACTTCACCGTTCCCCTGCGCCCCATGCTGGGCGGACTGGCGGTGGCGCCAGGGTTCGGCTCCGCGTCCGCGTCCACCGGCGACACGGGCCGTGCCGGCGGCAACATGGACTTCAACGAGGTGGCGGAGGGCAACACCGTCTTCCTGCCCGTGTCCCAGCCCGGCGCGCTGCTCTACCTGGGGGACGCGCACGCCGCGCAGGGCGACGGTGAGACGTCGCAGTACGCGCTGGAGACGTCCATGGACGTCGAGTTCACCGTGGACGTCGTGCACGGCAAGCCGCCGCCCATGACGCCCCGGGTGGAGTCCCCCACGCACCTGATGGCGCTGGGCCAGGGCGGCTCCCTGGACGACGCGCTGCGCTCCGCGACGCAAGGGCTCACGCAGTGGCTGGAGCAGGAGTACGGCCTCACCCTGTCGGAGTGCGCGCAGGTGCTGGGCAGCTCCGTGCAGTACGTCGTCGCGAACCTCGCGGGGCGCAGCGTGGGCGTCGCCGCGAAGCTGGAGAAGGCGCGGCTGGAGCGCCTTCGCCCTTCCGGGAAGTAGGCCGCGCCTTGTTGCCTCCCCGTCCACGGGGAGCGCG is part of the Corallococcus soli genome and harbors:
- a CDS encoding acetamidase/formamidase family protein yields the protein MLRPLVLLLCCLPTAVFAAPESWLVTTDLWGNPAYQTLTLERSGKRLTGELDGDALEGERVGNDLRFVVTDSRKQTYVFNGKVTGDALRGTADYPDSNNPKTRVPHAFTARLLPRRPAGPPRVHTFKPTTWSNEFSAHREPVLTVWPGDTVRTTTLDSGGMDEQGVTRALFGNPQTGPFFIATANPGDTLVIRLKRLRLNRTFADSLDSIVGRALTPGLAAKATDLGKPVRWKLDLERGVASPETPTERLKHFTVPLRPMLGGLAVAPGFGSASASTGDTGRAGGNMDFNEVAEGNTVFLPVSQPGALLYLGDAHAAQGDGETSQYALETSMDVEFTVDVVHGKPPPMTPRVESPTHLMALGQGGSLDDALRSATQGLTQWLEQEYGLTLSECAQVLGSSVQYVVANLAGRSVGVAAKLEKARLERLRPSGK
- a CDS encoding aminotransferase class I/II-fold pyridoxal phosphate-dependent enzyme; this encodes MATYPASPREAFLQLRSLAEALSQPEQRPRALVELRELAELSRDKPEGAPLRLASVVVAVGASQERLELLIPPSIFAPEAWAFTFLEGLLKVPLDEYAGKQLVEVGAGSGWICIALAKFTGLARIRGLDLNPQAPAVGLCNAWLNGDEHLVSRLSFGESDLLRGLPQKPDWDFIVGCIPQVLRGDELPAELAQADEQALLDLSNYTSLQNVYEDHFGLGLIARLLDEAPERLHAGGRLLLNLAGRPGRAIIARMFTRRGFTTRVRVARRVMQAADTDIRPLVSLEQRTGREFEFFMEAHSPEPLRAATALGWLQAGHPIWHEVAVWEANLSLPRETLALRAALRSLGIAALQEELDLGTASAEQLGFVTALAERLSQSPHLPYAHEAGDASFRRLVARYLDRHFGLRLSEDSLFVAPEREQAVYSLLLATCDPGDTVLVSRSLHPLYARALEKAGVRAAVTHNALGEIRRLLTAFDVKAVLLTVEPGERTNLAVLRDIVAEAARRGIWVVLDESAFFNITGEVEPRTLFEFLARTPQAPNLVILYGLIKNAVWPDLELTLLLPVPEPLRADLEVAAEVTYSRISVFAEWFYERTFSELLAFRMAFAEPEPPTPPRAPEVPLPRAQRIARLSTLPAFAPRFFREDDPELVRLDYGENEGPLPLPLIEGLIAAGVAPRADATQTGLAESVAAFLLETRGARYAAEEVVVAPGVWPLMHHLGVALLKRLGRVPRVFLVTPCYGVLAPTFLAAGCEVDSGPLSTLLARRARGGAPDAVVLSQPANPTGHYLSHEELMALATYVVEQRCLWVSDEIFGLVNLTNPTAETVHSPVTLEGAVPGIGAHTVLLGGLSKEFAAGGLRVGWLATKDRALVAALRDSAPGVLHAPTARAAAYLYAAHARGPDGQLLYPARHKALRAFLARMRRDLAEKRALLAEALPDDGRAESTEAGGLFLAPPMTAWLGRTVDGVKLTPENLPRIVYEHTHVVLNGGAWCGDPERVRAVFSIPRQKLLKARDRLRAFGQRLR